A genomic segment from Corythoichthys intestinalis isolate RoL2023-P3 chromosome 2, ASM3026506v1, whole genome shotgun sequence encodes:
- the LOC130909086 gene encoding gamma-crystallin M2-like, with protein sequence MGKITFYEEKKFQGRCYNCSSDCADLHSYFTRCSSIRVESGVWVIYERPNYKGFQYILYPGEYADNQQWMAFSDSVKSCRTIKNVYGNWKLRLYERPNFGGQMVECTEDCPSVYETYKFREAYSCVVTDGAWVFYDLPNYRGHQYLLEQGEYRQHADWAASSPGIGSFRRITEY encoded by the exons ATGGGGAAG ATCACCTTCTATGAGGAGAAGAAATTCCAGGGCCGCTGCTACAACTGCAGCAGCGACTGCGCAGACCTGCACTCGTATTTCACCCGCTGCAGCTCTATCAGGGTGGAGAGTGGTGTTTGGGTGATCTACGAAAGGCCCAACTACAAGGGCTTTCAGTACATCCTATACCCGGGCGAGTATGCCGACAACCAGCAGTGGATGGCCTTCAGCGACAGTGTCAAATCATGCCGTACTATTAAGAAC GTTTATGGCAACTGGAAGCTGAGGCTGTACGAGAGGCCAAACTTTGGCGGCCAGATGGTGGAATGCACCGAGGACTGCCCCTCGGTGTACGAGACCTACAAGTTTCGCGAGGCTTACTCCTGTGTGGTAACCGATGGCGCTTGGGTGTTCTACGACCTCCCCAACTATAGGGGGCACCAGTACCTCCTGGAGCAGGGCGAGTATCGGCAGCACGCTGACTGGGCGGCCTCCTCTCCTGGCATAGGTTCCTTCCGCAGGATCACAGAGTATTAG